The window ATTTGTGTGTGTGGACAAagcttattatttttaaattatggaGAATGTCCTGTGACTTATAGCAAAAGATTCCACTTTCTGTATTATGAAATTGTTAGAAATAATTGTGGATGTGAGCAAATCAGTATATTTTCTTAAGGATTCGATATTAAACTTCATAATAGTTTAAATATGGGAATACAAGAAATAATAatccttttctgatttttttttcttagtctaCCTGGTTCTTAGTGATTAGATTTTACCTATATCTGTTGTGTAGCACATTATTAATGGTTTTTATggaaattacagttttatttacCACCAGTGATGTGTCAGCCTGTAAGAACAATTCATCCTGCTCCTCCAGAGGATAATATTGTCAATGAAGGCTCCCACATCAGGCATATTTTGAATATCATGAACCCTATTCCTTGGCCTATAAAAACAGTTACTAAATTTTATCATTATCAGTTAGACAATCTACTAAAAAGGCACACTGAAAAGTCATCAGATCTGATTGTGGCTACTTTTTCTGATCAGTTCACTCCAATGAAAGACCTGTACTACTTCAGCATGAACAACTATTACAAGTACCCTAAcaacaagaaagaagaaattcaaagCCATTTAAAATGGAGGGAAGCTGATGTAGCAACCCATACTGAAAAGAATGACAAGACAAAGTACCAGCTCTTGGTGGCTTGTAAGAACATAGATCTTATGAACCAAGACAGTTTCTATGATGATAGTCATCCTTACTTGAGCTCAAATAATGCTCTGATAAACTGTGGAATATTTACAGCTCAGACAACATTTGCAACGTCAAGCAATGGAGATGCCTCAAGAGCTGGCAGTGAGGGAGGAAAAACAGAGAGTTGCTGTAGATCTGgtccagaagaagaaaatgctaCAGAGGTAATAGTGGATTACGGACcatgtgaaggtggtgagagtGCGAACTTTGTGCTTGACAATCGTGATTTAGATTCTTCCTGTAAAAATGGAGTGATAGAGGCCTATCATGCCTTAGAAGATAATTCTGTAGTTGCAGGAATTCCCAGAGTAGAAGTGGAAGttccttctggaaaacagacagaaaatcaTGTTTGTCTCTCTGAAtttgaagtggaaaaagaaGCATTGTCAAAAGCAACTTCAAAAGACCAAAGTGAGCTTGTACCTGTTGTTCATGTTACATTCTCTGAACAAGACCCAGCTAGAGAGCCACACATTGTTAAACAGCCTCCCACAAAAAAGAGTGTAATTCGTAGTCTGCCTCCTCAAATTACTCAGAGCTTCAACATCCTTGCTCGCAGAGAAAAtggtaaaaggaaaataaagatagATAAACCCAAATATTCATCAAAATCTAAAATGTGTAGCAAGATAAAGATTTCTGAAGACTTAATTGTTTCTGATGAGATTTCAAGAAATTTTAATGCCAAGAGTCACATTTTTCCATCTTTGGAATTGCCACACATCGAATCTGAGACTTCCCCAAAgcatcaaaaaaaaacccctcatgCTGACAAAGACCATTTTGCTCAGAGTACTCAAAAACTTAAAAAGCACAGTTTCTCCTGCAGTTGCAAAAATTCAGTTATCTTAAAGAAACCTGCTACTCCCCTTTCTCTACCACATGCACAGTCTGCTTCAGCTTTTGTAGATCTGAAATACAGTGACAtgttcaagaaaataaattcaaatgaCAAAGGCCCAGGTATTTATGAAATGTTTGGAACTCCTGTCTATGACCACGTGCGTGAGCTTGATCAACAcaagaacagatattacaaagatgcTACAACTGGGAGATGCACTGCTAGCATCTgcaggaaagggagagagggCAGCCGaataagaaatactgaaaagagAACATGTTCTAAGCCGAAGAAGACCATACCTggcacaaaacaaaagcagaagagttTAATTACAAAGGACAGAAGTATCAAGTTGAGTGACAGCAACACAGAACAAGGTAATGTAATAACTTCTGATTCAGATGTTCAGATAAACACTTCAAGGAGCATGATATTGCTCCATGAAGACACAGATCATCAGCTTATATTTTTAGAAGAGCTTTCCCAATCAactaagcaaaataaatttttttcaaattcaaaCTTATCAACTAttaaagaagtttctttggagCAGCCTGCAGACATCCAGGATATATCCAGCCATCAGAGACCTGCTGCCTGTAGCCAGAATCTTCTGCAGTTTAGTGATAAAGACTACACAGACTGTGTTCCTCTAACTAGCAGTCCACTAACAACAGACAATAATGTTTGTGTACTGCAGCAAAGGATGGATATGGACGGCTGCAAAGGCCTGGAATCAGACCAGGCCTCCTTCAAGTCTATAAATAAAAGTGAAGCATTGCCCTTTTTGTATAGGCTGCAGTGTCAGTCCCCTCCAATACAGGTAAATCAGAGTTGGGCATACAGACCTCAAAATTGTGGTTTGCCAAATGAATTGACTCAAGCTTCAGTAATTCAGACAAAAAATGTTACAAGCCCCAGTTTCCAGACAAGTCAATGCATTTTGTCCTGGGCAGATAATGAGGATATGACTGATGAGTTGCTTTGTTGTCTGGCTGAAGAATTGCTAATGCTTGAAGGAAAAGACATCAACTCTTcaagaacaaaaaatacaagttctaaaatgcaaaatatgcatactaaagaagaagaaaatacgATGAATGGAGGTGGAGCAATAGTAAATAGTGTTCTAGAGAAGgtaaaagtaatttcttgtaACTTGCTAGCTCCTTTGAGTGATGCTTCAAGACAAGTTTGGATGAAAGGTAGGAGATACGTACTCATTAATGATCAAGTTCCTTTTCCTTGCACCAGCTGCCCACTGATTCTTCCAGTGCCCAGCTGAAGATACCCATTGTAGAGACTGCATATTGGGACACAAGCCAGATAGTACTAAGGCATGACAGGAATAGCTATCAAGGCTTATATGATGGGTCAAGATAAATTGGGAAATAGTAATGAATAAAAAGGGGAGGctattttaactgaaaagagATGCTGGGGAAAGGCAAAAGCTCTTGAGATCTTGACACCTAAGGAATATGAAAAGACTCTACAAATTATTCTTGTATATCTAAAAGGGTAATTTCCTCAAATCTCTGAGTGCAACCAGATAATTTTCTAGGTATGAACTACAAGTACTGGCTTGTCTGAGACTTCAGGCTGTTTAATTAATGCTTAAACAAAACTTCAAGCTCAGAAGGCTTAGATTCTGGCCCCCAAGTTAGTTAAGAACCTTCACCTACTAAAGTGCTTACCTACCAGTACTACTTCTCTTTGGCTCTGTTGGCTTTTTGTCTATTTAAATTACAAATGTTTAAGGAAATTTATTTCACTACTTTTTGATACACTTCCTTATGCTTCTGCAGACACAGGTGCCAGTTTTACTTCCATCCTCACTTTTAGGGAGATCCATGGCTAGATGTAATGATGATCTTTCTGAAGTAGactcttcttcctctgaagtCATATCTAAATTGTTTTCCTCAGACTTGGGTTACGTGTTAGCTACAGCAAGATGATTGCCACATTCAGCTTAGCAAACTCTACCTATgtgacaaacaaaaaaaagaagtagtAAACAGATTTATATCCTGCACTTTTAAGtgtttcttttgtctgtctttatGTCAACTGAAAAAAGATGTCATGCTGTAATCTTCTGGTTATGTGCTATTGTGATATATGCTTGAAAATATTTACCTAGTTTTACTTAATATAGCAATTGTATTGATGAGATGGGCAATGAGTATgtgtatctatctatctatctgtctatctatctatctatcctCTATCTATGTATCTCTCTCTATATGTCATGCCAGGTAAGAATTACTCCTTACAAAAGATGTAAGGATAATATGAAGCCTTTCTTTTCTCACCTGCTTCCTCCCCACACTGACCATCATCTTTCAAGCAGAGGTACAGTAAAGCCGTTTTGACATCAAACGAAGAAAATGATCTACTAAGCTTTGAGGAACCTACTCAATTACCAGGAAGCAGTTTAATTAACAAAGATCCTATCGTGTGGACAAGAGGTGAAGTCCTTGGAAAGGGAGCCTATGGCACGGTAAGTTAATGTCTGAGTATGTTAAGAGATGTGCTGGTCATTTTTCAGCTAATACCTTGCCTTGTAACTGTTATCCTATTCAACAAACAAACATGAGACGTGAAACATGACAAACACAAAGAtactatttaaaatatgtaaatactgttttatttaatgtttcattttattaaatgctAGTTTCATTGTAGGTATACTGTGGCCTGACAAGCCAGGGACAGCTAATAGCTGTAAAACAGCTTGTTCTGGATACATCAGATCAAGTCACAACAGAAAAGGAATATCAGAAGTTTCATGAAGAAGTTGACCTTTTGAAGACATTGAAGCATATCAATATTGTAACTTATTTAGGGACTTGTCTTGAAGACaacattttaagcattttcatGGAGTTTGTTCCTGGTGGCTCGATTTCTAGTATTATTCATCGTTTCGGTCCATTGCCAGAAATTGTTCTTTGTAAATATACAAAGCAAATTCTACAAGGAGTTGCATACTTACATGACAATTGTGTGGTACACAGAGATATCAAAGGCAACAATGTTATGCTCATGCCAAATGGTATAGTAAAGCTAATTGACTTTGGCTGTGCCCGGAGGTTAGCTTGGGTAAGCCTCAGTGGCACACAGAGCGAGATGCTCAAGTCTGTGCATGGGACCCCATACTGGATGGCACCAGAAGTTATAAATGAATCTGGATATGGAAGAAAATCAGACATCTGGAGCATCGGCTGTACTGTGTTTGAGATGGCAACAGGAAAACCGCCACTGGCTTCCATGGACAGGATAGCAGCCATGTTCTATATTGGGGCCCACAGAGGACTGATGCCTTCCCTACCTGATCGATTCTCTGTCACTGCAGTGGATTTTGTGCATGCATGTTTAACCAGGTATGTAGAGTTTtgactgaaaaattaaaggaaaaatgcagataGTTTGTATTATAGAGATTGCTGATGGGAGCCTAGGTTACCTCATACCTGGTACATATGACTATTGTAAATGCATATGTTTTTCAACATTTCAGGAaaacttttaaataatataCATAAAAGAGCTTTACTCTCTCTAATGGTATAAAAAAACCTCACTTTTTTTGTAGGCTTTTTTACTCATTGTTTACTTTTCCTGTAATTTTCATGCAGAAACA of the Melopsittacus undulatus isolate bMelUnd1 chromosome 4, bMelUnd1.mat.Z, whole genome shotgun sequence genome contains:
- the MAP3K19 gene encoding mitogen-activated protein kinase kinase kinase 19; this translates as MSDNQQNQRRSKEDCESVALENAEKITKEMHRSYKALGKNRQTSPTSSPWPDQQVACFPSKNQLALQMRHHTSLPFSLKKKNVGHGFDFSFLLQAASCPESNVSKSFMGLNTFLIIKAQIQQKLNIAVLKPRSSSSKFYLPPVMCQPVRTIHPAPPEDNIVNEGSHIRHILNIMNPIPWPIKTVTKFYHYQLDNLLKRHTEKSSDLIVATFSDQFTPMKDLYYFSMNNYYKYPNNKKEEIQSHLKWREADVATHTEKNDKTKYQLLVACKNIDLMNQDSFYDDSHPYLSSNNALINCGIFTAQTTFATSSNGDASRAGSEGGKTESCCRSGPEEENATEVIVDYGPCEGGESANFVLDNRDLDSSCKNGVIEAYHALEDNSVVAGIPRVEVEVPSGKQTENHVCLSEFEVEKEALSKATSKDQSELVPVVHVTFSEQDPAREPHIVKQPPTKKSVIRSLPPQITQSFNILARRENGKRKIKIDKPKYSSKSKMCSKIKISEDLIVSDEISRNFNAKSHIFPSLELPHIESETSPKHQKKTPHADKDHFAQSTQKLKKHSFSCSCKNSVILKKPATPLSLPHAQSASAFVDLKYSDMFKKINSNDKGPGIYEMFGTPVYDHVRELDQHKNRYYKDATTGRCTASICRKGREGSRIRNTEKRTCSKPKKTIPGTKQKQKSLITKDRSIKLSDSNTEQGNVITSDSDVQINTSRSMILLHEDTDHQLIFLEELSQSTKQNKFFSNSNLSTIKEVSLEQPADIQDISSHQRPAACSQNLLQFSDKDYTDCVPLTSSPLTTDNNVCVLQQRMDMDGCKGLESDQASFKSINKSEALPFLYRLQCQSPPIQVNQSWAYRPQNCGLPNELTQASVIQTKNVTSPSFQTSQCILSWADNEDMTDELLCCLAEELLMLEGKDINSSRTKNTSSKMQNMHTKEEENTMNGGGAIVNSVLEKRYSKAVLTSNEENDLLSFEEPTQLPGSSLINKDPIVWTRGEVLGKGAYGTVYCGLTSQGQLIAVKQLVLDTSDQVTTEKEYQKFHEEVDLLKTLKHINIVTYLGTCLEDNILSIFMEFVPGGSISSIIHRFGPLPEIVLCKYTKQILQGVAYLHDNCVVHRDIKGNNVMLMPNGIVKLIDFGCARRLAWVSLSGTQSEMLKSVHGTPYWMAPEVINESGYGRKSDIWSIGCTVFEMATGKPPLASMDRIAAMFYIGAHRGLMPSLPDRFSVTAVDFVHACLTRDQDERPSALQLLDHPFVKRRQ